ACACAGGTAGGTTCCAAGCCACCAGCGAGTGGGAAAGCGCTGGAGGATGAACCATGCGGAAGGGCTGCTTGGGTTCAGAGCATCTCAGGTGCTGCCACCTGGAGGAGAAGGCAAGCTAAAGAAAAGGTGGGCTGGGGCTAAAGCCAGTTTACAGGCTTCCCAGCCTGATATCTATAGAGTGATACCATTTATTgtttcttatgtgccaggcaccgttctaAATGCTGTATATGCATTGTGCTAGTCAGTCCGGGCTGCTATCACAGagtaccagagactgggtggcttataaacaacagaaatcgatttctcacagttctggaggctgggaagtccatgatcaaggtgccggcagattCCGTGGCTGGCGAGGGCCTGCTTCCTTCTTCATACAtagccatcttctcactgtgtcccacATGGTAGAGGGGgcgagctctctggggtccctcaTAGAAGGGTACTAAGCCCAGTGgtaagggctccaccctcatgaccttagcacctcccaaaggcctctcctccacaccatcacattggggattaagtTTCAATGTATGCATTTCGGGGGGTGGGACACATTCAGTCTTACAACGTACATTATTTCAGTTAATCCCACAAAAAAAGCTCTCTGAggaagctattattattaacGCTATTTTACAAACGAGGGAATGTGGCCCTTGGGGTGATCGATCTCCCTCCTCTGCTGAAGGGTACATCGTGTTTGCTGTGCTTCTGCTGGTGTTCTGCCTCATCCTCATCTTCGTCATCGCCCCACGTTACGGCCAAAGGAATATCCTCGTTTACATCGTCATCTGCTCTGTGATCGGCGCCTTCTCTGTGTCTGCCGTCAAGGGTCTGGGCATCACCATTAAGAACTTCTTCCAGGGGTTGCCGGTGGTGCGCCATCCCCTGCCCTACATCCTGTCCCTCATCCTGGCACTTTCGCTCAGCACGCAGGTCAACTTCCTCAACAGAGCACTGGACATTTTTAATACCTCCCTGGTGTTCCCCATCTACTACGTGTTCTTCACCACGATCGTGGTCACCTCTTCCATCATCCTCTTCAAGGAGTGGCGCAGCATGTCTGCCGTGGACATCGTGGGCACCCTCTCTGGCTTTGTCACTGTCATCCTGGGTGTGTTCATGCTTCATGCTTTCATAGACCTGGATATCAGCCGGACCAACTTGCCCCACATGCACAAAAAACCGCCCCCCACTCCTGCCCCGGAGCCCTCTGTCATTAGACTAGAAGACAAGAATGACCTTGTGAACAACATAGAACTCTCCAGTACCCCATCGCCAGAAGTGAAGCCCAAAGTATTTATAGTCCATTCTTAAAGCTTGGAATACATGAGCAAGAAGACGGGGCCCTATGGGACAGCCTGACGTCCCCGTTTCAGAGCCACCTGGTTATTTTCAGCACAACTGTTACCAATGGGCTCTCTTTTCTGAGCTGTTCATTTATACCTCATCACTGTCTCCAGGAGAAAAATCCCTACCCAGGGAGTGGTGGTGGCAGAACTTCCTGGAAACAACCTCTGTGACCAAAATCCCCTACTTCCATCATTGCCAGCAGGTCCCTTGGACCTCCCTTCTCACTTGTTTCCTCGGTGCCATCTCTGTTGTTGGGAACAAGATAGAATTTGACCCGTTGAATGTAGCATGATCTAAGAACTTCCTGAGATGTTGGTCATCAGGAAATCCTTAGCACTAGTTCTCCTGAGATTGACTCGCCATTCCTTAGCCCAAGGATGAAATGAAGCTGGCTCCCTAAGGTGCAGAAAGCAATTTGCCATGCCTCTCCATCCAGAGCTGACAGACACAGCTAGTGAAAAATGTCTGGCTGCTTTTGCCACTTCCTCTTCAGAGACAGAAGCAAGACCTGAGCTGACCTTCTTACTGTGAATGCTACCTGATGTCTCAGGGAACCATTTCCACCACTGTCCCCACTCCCCAGGCACTCCAGCCCTGAGGTCAGCATCTTTGTTCCCATCACTCCACCCCCATGCTCACCCCTTCCCTCTTTATATTCATATAAGGAGTCAGTCGCTGAGACATCCAGGCAATTATCTCAGAACTCAAAGCAAGAGCAACCACCACAAAAAATGCTTCACAGCCAAGCTCTGCTGGCCAAACCCAGTATTTCATTTTGTCTAACTCTGGAAAGAGAACAGCAGATGCACTGCTCTAAAAAGTACCCTGTCTGTCAAGCTAGAATTTGGCAGAATgcactttctttttcctcaagGAGTAAAGCAAAATATGATTtggagaggtgggcagagggaagaacaaaGTCAGGATTTGGCAGGAAGTAGCCAGATGTAGCTAACTTTTGTGTTTACTCTGGTGCCCAACCAAGACTCCAGGTGGAGAGGGTTCTGGGTAATTGCTGGGTTCCAGCCTTAGAGGCTCCGCCAGTGGGACCACTTTTGGATTTCAGCGACCACCAAGTAGAGTGTCGGCTTGGCACAGATGCCTTCTGGCTGTTGACCAGATGGCCCCCAAATCCCCAGCTGATGTGCTGCCCACCTTGGGAAGCAGTGTGTCATGATGCTCCAGCACCACCTGCTTTGGGGACTGCCTTTGGTCCCTTCACATTTGGCCAGAGGCATTCAAAAAACAAGAGCAGCTGGAGAGAATGATAAGTGATACCTttcccttcctgtcttctttctAGCTGCAGGAGTGTGGGAGTTGGTGCAAGCACCATTGAAAGGGAAATAAGGAAGCCAGTCTCTCTGTAAAAAGGGAAGGCTTGATCCTCAGCCCCCAGGTTGGTGCCATGCTTCCCCTGTCTAACGCCATACCTGCCCCTGTGTTTACTTCCCATGTTCTAAGCGCAGCCAAACCCAGGCCAAACTTGCTGGCCTTGGAGCTCCAAAGGCTCAGCTGACCAACAGGCTGGCTTCCTGCACCTCCAGCCTCAAATCCCCAGTATCTAATGAACGTGGATTTGTCTGTAACTAAAATGAACGCAGCACTTTGGGTCTTGAGAATGGCAGTAATCTGAGGGGCCTGAGAGTGTGGTCTGCAAGGTCGAGAATAAAGACCTTCGAGTGTGTTTACGTTATACTTGTGTCTTAGCCTCCCTGGCACGTGGAGCAATGAAACTGGTTCCTTTAGTGCTGAGAAGCCAGTCCCCAGTCTCTGGAGGGTTGTGGCTTCCAAGGAGGTCTCTACAGTGGTTTTTCAGTCCTTGAAGGAGTAGGAAAGTCTGTTTTGGGAATAGTTAGAAGACGCTCATCCCTTGTTAACATCTGAGCCCTTAACTAGAAGCCTGGCACAGTGCTTAGAGCTTTAGGTGAATTCTCTCTTTAAGTCCTCAAAACCCCCCAAGGCAGCTATACGTtgatccccattttatatatgaggaaagggtctcagggaggttaagtaattgcccaaagtcacacagccaggaagtatCAAGGTAGCTTCTGGCTCCGAGCCCGCAGTCTTAACTACCAGGGAGTGTGTGTCTCTCCGAAGACTAAAGCTGTCCCCGAGTGCATAGTCTGAAGGTGTGgactctgttcctttcttcttgcGACCTGTGCTGTCTCCCCATGAGAGGTGGCTGTAGTCCCACTCCTCAGAGTACAGGGCACCCATGCAGGCCCCGATGGACGTCCTCAGCACGGAGCTGGCACTCATGAAACATTTACTGCACGAATGAAAAATATCGTTCCAAAGAGTTCTTCTTTTCCAACTCTCGGGCACCAGGGCTCAACCCAGAACAGATCCTAACAGAACCTCAAATGCTAAGCACAGCAACTCTAAAACAGACGTAGCCAGCAGTTTCCGATCGCTTAGCCTGTGTTAGGCACAGCTGGGTGCTTTCACGTAGGGCATCTCACTAATGATCATGACACTTTAGAGGTAGGTATTCTCACTTGTGTAGTAAGAGGAGACTCCCAGTTCTGGAACTTACCTGCTCTCACTCGTGTagtaagcagcagagctgggatttgaacccaggtctgtccagTCAGGCTCTGTGTCTTATGCTGCCGACCAATGTGTGACTATCAACCCAGAGACTGGCCAACAGATGGACACAGTAGCTAGTTTGGATGACAGTGTTAGGTGGGCATGGGTATTTGGGTGGGGGTAACTTCATGAGCAAGCCTTTTAGTCGTCAGGACATCTGTGCTTGATGCTTTTGAGGTTCCTTTGAGGCAAACTCATCACTACTATGAAAAGTTAGAAAAGTATAATCTGATATCAAGGATCCTTCCCAGGGcttttgtgaggatgaaatgagatcaaGTAGCACTCAGTGCCTAGTATGTGTTAAATACTCGGTAAACGTTAGCTGCCGTCACGGTTTTTATGGTTGTGTCTCTTAGAGAACCTCAGAATTTAACTGGGGATCAGATGAATCAGGGTGGGGTCCTTCTTCGGACTGGGAAGCACTAGTGGAGGTGAGTTGTTATCACccagggctctggagtcagaaagcACGCCCAGCCCTAGCCGAGCTCTGTGCCCGCCCACCCAGCCCCGCAGACCTTGgcctccaagtcctcccctctttGAAGTGCATGGTCCCCAGCAATCAGATGAGAGCAGAGGGTCTCAGCTGTCTCTAAACACAGATCAGGGAATCCCCAGACTCATTCATGCCTTTAGAAACCCAAGAACTAATTAAACTAGACCCGCCTATGTCCCAGTGCAAAGACAAACAGCCCCTCCGACTGGTCCTGGGGAAACCCAAGGCTTCTGTCCAGCTCAGGGTCTTCCTTCCATTACAGCCTGAGAGACTGGACTGACAGTCTTTGGGGGCACACTTCTTCTGAGTCCTCATGTGACAGGTCCTTTCCAGGCTGAGCAGGACATTGAAATAAACAAGAGTTGCCAAACCAGACAACATTTCAAgtgacaatttattttaattaaatataaacaaggaaaaaaggCACCATGGCCCATTCAAGTATTTTGCATAGATGTACACATTTTGTAAACAATTAATAGGTGAACGAGAGAGAAGAGCATCTGTTTCCCACGAATAatctcccaaataaaagaaaattcacattgCCCTGGATCccagacacatacatacacatagtgGATGGTGTGAGAGGATGCGGGGAAGGGTAATTTAGGGGGCGCTTGGCTTGGATTCTGCAGAACCCCTCTTAGCACCTTCCAGTTGGTATTTCCTTGGCTTTCTTATTAGGTGTCCAGCAGAGCTGTTATACACACAGTTAATACAACCACTGACTTTAGAACTGGTCCTTAATTTAAATATGCAAGTCTTCCATCCTCTCTCCCAAATAACAAATTTGGACATAGCTAAGGGGGGCGGGGCCTTTGGATTATTGCAAGGAATGGTAAGGGATTACTGCAATAGGGGGAAGGGGCTATTGCAACACCATGAGGTCTGCAAGTGTCTCGGAACTGGGGCAGGAAGGGACTTAGCTTTTATAGGAAGAAGTAAACAAGTCTAAAAGAGAACCCAGGGCAAGCAGGTAGTTACGCCTGGGAGCCAGGTGCCTGCGTCAAAGCTCCCACTGAGACAGGGAGCCAGGCGCTGTCTCCCTTGGGTCCCCTGAGGTTTACATTTCAGAGATGGCTCCCAGGCtcttaagaaaaacatttccagGGTTGTAAAACTGGCAGAAGGCTaaatcagcttttaaaaagatttatatgCATCTCCATCTGAACAAAGGGCTGGTCAACTCACTCCACCAAGGCTTAGTTAAGCCCTTtcctccaccccctccaccccccagacTCTGAACCTGGACCCACTCTCAGCCTTAGCCAATACACAGCCCCTCCCCAAAAGGCTGAGCACAGAGACAGTGCTTGACGGTGCTTCTTTCTAGCCAAGTTCACTCCTTCCTACAAAGGAAAGTTCTCTCGCTCTGAGCTTTGGGATGCTGGCAGACCTCGCAGCAGCGTGCTCCCTATTGCAATAGCCCCCTACCCTAACTGCAATATTCCCTTCCCCAGGCTTGCAGTAATGCTTTCAAATCAAGTCCCCACCTTCCTGAAATCCGTATTTAGTTTTGTCACCTCAAAGCAGCACACGAGCCCAGGAGAGAAATGGGGGTGCACCATGGCAGGTCTTGCTCCTGGGCCTCGGCCTACAAGAATGACAATGCCTGGCACCCCAGACAGAACCAGGAGGAAAACAGTCAGTAGAATCGGCTGCCAAAGTCTCTATCAGATTTTAACATGTGACTGCCTTCCAGTTCACAGTAGAATTTTATGGGATGGAGGGAAGGTGGTATTctggaaaacaaatggaaaacaaaaacagcaagaaaGCAACAACCCAGGTCTCTTTCTGGTGTGGTTCCAGGGAGGGTGGATTTCGGGTTCAAAAGGCTCATGTAGCCACAATGGCTGTGGCATTTCCCTTCCAAGCCTTCTACCTCCTGGTGTTGGGGGAAAGCTGGACAAGCCTCCGACTGCCTGTGAGCCATGGGTTTGGCTTTAAGGGtgatttggggtttgtttgtttgcttttttgtggggttgttttcccctttccttttctggGTCCCAGCCTTGAGACCTGGGACCTTTGGAGTAGCACACTAAATGGCAGGGTGTCCCCTGGCTTAATCCGGCAGCAAGGAGGGCAGACCATTGGCTATGGGACAACCAGGGCCCGTGTCAGGGAGCCAGGGGCATGAACACCGTGACTACCTGAGGGAAGAGAACCTCATTTTCCTGAGATCTTTCTAATCCACTCCCCGTGTGTCCCCAGGTACAGATCCCACATCTCTCCCTTGTCTACAAACCCAGGAACAtccattgagcacctactgtgtgcagagAACTGTAAGGGGGTCCTGGGGAGTGAAAGCTCAAGCCTCTTCCTTGTATTGAGGTTTTCAAGAGTAAACAACTGCTCACTGCAGGAAGTGGGGAGGCCCCAGCCACACAGCAcctttctggggggggggggggacagtcTCAGAGAACATTCCAGTGGCAAGCCAGCTGAGTTAGCAGAGCATCACACagccctcctgccctgccccggGGATGGCAGGACCCACTGCAGTAGCATCCGCCGGTCTGTGTTAAGTTCTTTCTGTGAGGGCCAGATAAAGGCAGGGATCAGGAGGGAACAGAGGAAGTGGGTCCTCAACAGCCTGGTTGGCCCCAGCTCAGACTGCTCCATCAAGGCTGCTGACTGCTGCTTCTCTGGGGACCTCTAGAGATAGGCGTGCTCTCTGCTCAGGCAGCAACGGGCCTGCCTCAAGGGACAGGCTGGAGTTCCTAGGATGTCTACTCCCTGCACTGCACCTGCTGCTGCCCCCGGGGACCCTACTTTCCTTAGATTTAGGTCAGGAAGTAGGAGGGAGACCCTCACCCTGCTGAGGCCACAaaacacaatggaaaataaaGCCACGACACCCACAGCCACGGCCCAAGTCTACTGAGGTCAATACTCTTGAGAACCAAGGTAGGAGCTCCATTGGCAGGACCCTGACTTGTAGGTCACTAGCACCAGATCCCTGGGACGTCGGGACTGCTGAGGGTCCACCCTGCACAGCACCACACATTAGATGGGCCCAAGTGGGGAAGGAGAAATCAAACCCGCGGGGGACTTGGAAAGTGCAGAAGCAAAAACAAAGGGCAACCAAGAATTATCGTTGAGTCAAGAGTTAAAACCTTTGGCATTACGGCTCAGAGGAGGCCTAGCGCTCCCCCTGCTGTCTACACTGCCTACAAATAGTACCTGTCTGAGTCAGAGTGACCCATGTAAATAAGGGGATATGAGAGTTTGgggagtggggtgaggaggggacTTGACTTGTTCACATGTCGCCGCAGAGCCAGAAGCTGTGATGTCAACCAAGCCCTGGGCAGGGCCACAGCGCTCAATCTCAGAGCTACAAAGGACAGGCAAGTGCCCAGCCTGTCTAGCCTGGGACCTTCCAGGAAGACAGACTCAATGGAAAGCTCTCATGTAAACCCTCCACCATAGGACGAGGATGGATGGCTTCTCCAAGCTAAGTCCTCACCTGAAGGGCTAAAAGGGACTTTTCCCAGCTGGGCTCACCAGCTCGGACAGCCTGGGCTGTCCCTATTGGCATCTCTGAGGTGAGGGGCCAGTTGAAGGGAGGCTGGAGGAGAGCTGCCATTCGTCCTCTCCTGCGCTCCCCTCTCCCTACCTGGGGCTGTATATTGCACAAAACAACACTTGGATGCCTTCATATAGAGGTCCCTCTGGGCCTCCAAGGAGGCTGAGGAGGTCTGAGTCCAGAAGGAGATTTTCGGAGATGCGGTGGTCCCAGGAGGAAggtgggaggtgaggaggagCTCAGAGGTGGCCAGACAGTCTTCTTCCAGAGGCCGCGGTGTTCAGATTCCTCAAGCAAAGGGAGCAGCCCTTAGACAGGTCTAGATTCTCGAGCTAGTCATTCCCACAGCCCTCTGTGATCTGTATTCAGGAACCtgtggaaagagagaagggagggagagagacatcAGCTACCTGCTCCTCAGTGGGATCAATGGGCAGCTGGCCTCTTGCTTTTGACAGGCTGCAAGGGCAGACAGTCAACCAGCCCAGAAGGAGGGTTTCCCGGAGAAGTCTGTTGGCAAGTCTGCTCATTGAGACCATAAACCTTCCATGGCGGTGTCCCCCGACCCTGAGCTGACAGCCATCCCCCTCTTTCCCCACAAAAGCTGCAGCTCAGTCCACAGAtttcccagggcctcctgggaacACAGGGCGGTCTGCCACCTTTCTCACCTCCTCTCGGCCCAACTCCTAGGACTGGCAGCCGGAGGCCCCATCAGCCAAGGGAAGAGGTAATAAGAGGAGTCATGTGTGCACGTCCTACCACAGGCCAGCAGTTGACAAACTAACTGCTGGGACCTACACAGCAACCTAAGGGAGCTGGCTCTTCTTATTGCCtctttccagaaaaggaaactgagaaaaaagAGGGTGACCTGCTCAGGGCCTCCCGGCTGGTCAGTTGCAGATCCAAGTGTAAAGCCACCACAGTTCAGCCTCCAGGATATCACCTTTCACATGAAACCAAAAACCCTACCACCCATTTAAGGGACAGTTATGCAGGCACCAAGAAACGCTAAGCTTTTGTCCTTGGCCTTTGTTCTGGAAGGTCAGCCCTGTAACTCATCTGTTTTCTCAACCAGTCTTGCCCCCCGCAGCCCTCTGGCTTCAGCTTTTACCTTGAGGGTAAAAAGACTCACCTTTGGGGCAGGTGCGATCAGAGGCTGGGATTGATGAGGGCCCGTGGCAGTGGGCAGCAGTATGGAGGCACCGCCTGGCCTGGGGAGGCCCTTGCGGCCTGGTACCGGGTTAGCTGGAAGCGCCTTCTGGGGTGGCCGAGGCCTGGAGAAATCCTGGGGAGAAAGCCACAAGCCTCACTCAAAAGGCCAGAGGGGCCTGTTCGAAAGAAAATGCTTCCAGTATAATTACAGATCAAAATCAGACGAGAAAAGGGATATATTATCTGGTCCcgtttaaaaagaaattgtgtgCATATGTTTCAATGCTCAGGAAAAAGCCTTTTGGGAGAGCAATTTGGCAGAAtctattaaaattagaaataagcgTTCTCGGATCTAATCACTCCACTTCCTATGACCCATGTTAGAGAACTATTTGCATAGGTACACAAAAGTGAACTTGCAAGGCTGTTCCCTGCAGCACTgtgacagcaaaagaaactataaataacCCAAATTTTCACCAATAGACAAAGGACTAAATTTATACGGTGACATGTGATGcagcatttaaaaagaatgaagaagttTGATATGTGCTGTTGTGGAAAGATGATCAGGAGTCATTGCAAGCTGACGTACAAGCTTGAAGACAGTTTACGTAAAATAAGTCACCATGACCCTCTCTTTCCTGGCCCCCAGTATAAATCTAAACGTGCAGAAAAAAGTCAGGAAGGATACAGACCAAACTGGTAACAGGTCAGGgatgggtgtgagtgtgtgtgtggggggagggtgcccaggtgaacatttaaattttttttcagtaagagcatatatgtatattacctgcgcaaataaaaataaaattgaaaaaaagccTGGTTGTCTATGGGGGCACACGAACAGGAattcttttctttgtgcttttatatTACCTTCACGTTTTATCTCTGTCTCAATGAGGCCTACCCTGACcaccatatttaaaattgtaacaccCTTGCTCCTgggcccaccaccaccaccccaccttATTGCTTAGTGCCTTGGGGTGGGCTGACATCACCTTCACTGAATAGGCCTCCAGTGCCCACACTTTTTAGGAACAGTGGTCTGAACAGACCACCCACCCTCTCTCCTCCTACACCTGTTCTCTCTTGACACCCTTATCTGTGTGTTGCTTTCTCCCCTcgtcctccctttctctcctctccttttgttATGGCTGAACTATGCCCCCTGAAATTCGTATGGTGcagccctaacccccaggacctcagaatgggactgtaTTTGGGGACTGGGCCTTCAAAGTGCTgagtaaattaaaatgaggccCTAATCCACCCTGATTGGTGACctcagaagaggaaatttggacacaccgGGAGACACGGGGCACGCGTGCACAAAGGAAGGAGCATTTGGGGACACAGGagaagcccaggagagaggcctcagaagaaaccaaacataccgacaccttgaccttggacttctagtctccagaactgtgagaaaaaattCTTGTGTTTAAGCCTCTCAGgctgtggtatttgttatggcagccgaGGCAGACTTGTACTctcatcccctccccttctcGCTCCTCCTCTggctctcttccctttctccctccctctcctctctctctgtcagtctttcccctccctttttgCACGGCTTTTCCCATCACACCCCAGTCCCAGATGGGAAAGAAGCTTCACATTATCAGAGAACCAAACCTGGTGCTCTTAGCTCTGCCAAACTGTGACACTGCCCCATGTCCCAGGGGCCCTCCAAGACCCGCTGCCAACCCCACAGTCCTTAGGTTCAGAGATAGCCTGGGCCCCAGTGGAGCCCTCTGGATTGTGCCCAAGAAAATCAGTCccaggagaaaaagaagcaagtCCCCTGCCCCACTGAGGGGTCACTCCCGAAACACACTGGCTGACTCCGGAAGGCACCAGGCCCAGCCACCACCCGGGAAGCCCCTGCGTCTGTGCGGCGGGAACTTCTGCCAGAAGGTACAGTTGGAGCCATCAGAGCACAGGCATGCCAGGTAAATGGGTGGCGATATAGAGCCCAGCCCCCCTCACACCTCCCAGAGCCTCCTGCCCCTTGACCTGCCCTTCAAATGAGCAAAGCATCATGGTACATCCCTCAGTCAGACTTCCTGACTAGTGGAAGAGAACAATAAGTACAATTT
This Rhinolophus sinicus isolate RSC01 linkage group LG10, ASM3656204v1, whole genome shotgun sequence DNA region includes the following protein-coding sequences:
- the NIPAL4 gene encoding magnesium transporter NIPA4 — its product is MEPSANNVSCENGSLLTLYCSSQQVLCQIVGNLSPQVLSNVTSTSWQERFRKNYSFYVGLGLAFLSSFLIGSSVILKKKGLLRLVASGATRAVDGGYGYLKDTMWWAGFLTMAAGEVANFGAYAFAPATVITPLGALSVLISAILSSYFLGESLNLLGKLGCVICVAGSTVMVIHAPEEEKVTTVVEMAAKMKDTGYIVFAVLLLVFCLILIFVIAPRYGQRNILVYIVICSVIGAFSVSAVKGLGITIKNFFQGLPVVRHPLPYILSLILALSLSTQVNFLNRALDIFNTSLVFPIYYVFFTTIVVTSSIILFKEWRSMSAVDIVGTLSGFVTVILGVFMLHAFIDLDISRTNLPHMHKKPPPTPAPEPSVIRLEDKNDLVNNIELSSTPSPEVKPKVFIVHS